In Candidatus Cloacimonadota bacterium, the sequence ATGCCAAAATCCATAACTTTCACGTTGTCGTCTGCGTCCAGCAGGATGTTGGAAGGTTTTATGTCGCGATGGATGATACCCTTGCCATGAGCGTAGGAAAGCGCTTCCGCGATTTGTTTCAAGATATTCAGCGCTCTTTTTTCTGGAATGGGGCCAATTTTCCTGCTCAGGTCTTTGAGGCTGCCACCTTCAACATATTCCATTGCCAGACAAAAACGCCCCTCCGCTTCAAAATAGCTGTGCATTTGCACGATATTGGGATGATTGAGCGTGGCCATAATCTTGGCTTCCTGCTCAAAACGCTGGCGAAAGGACGGGTCAAAGGAAAGCCTTCTGGACATGGTTTTGAGCGCGAAAGGTCTCCCAAGATTGTCTTTCACGAGATACACCTCGCTCATGCCGCCGGCTCCAATCTGTTTTACAATCGTGAAAATCCCAAGCTTCGTGCCTGCTGTCAGTTCCATATCGATGCCTTTTTGTTTGTTTATCTTTTCACAAGTATTGTAAACAGCGTTTTTTGGTCAAGCTTTTTTCTTTTGCCAACAATTTCCAACTTTGTCCGACTTCGTGCTCAAAACCCGGTGTATAAAGGATTCTCCCACATTCCATCATTGCCTAATTTTGGCTCCTTCTTGCTTGCCGCCTTATGTCTCCCTTATGTTTTATAAGGCAACCATAAGCGACACATAGGTTTAGGGCTTAATTGACTCTAATTCGGCAGACTCGTTCTATATATACGGACATTTTTTTCATCCCGATTTTTGGGGTTGAAGCTCAAAAGAAAAAGACAGTTTACAATTTTCCACTTGACGAATGAGCCGTCTCAAATAAATGTGCCTTTTCATGCAAAAATACAAGGAGTCAAGATGTACGCCATCGTAGATATCAAAGGATTTCAGTTCAGGGCTGAAGAAAACGCGATTCTGCGCGTTCCCCTGCTGAATACGGCGGAACCGGGCCAGTCCCTGGAATTTGACCGGGTGCTTCTCGTTCGCAAAGACGACGAGATTCTGGTTGGCCAGCCCGTCGTAGAAGGCGCAGCCATTCTTGCCGAAGTTATCGGTCACGGTAAAGGCAAAAAGAAAATAATCTACCACGCCAAACGCAGAAAAGGTTACCGCGTTAAAAAAGGATACCGTGAACAATATACCAACATCAAAGTCACCGGAATCCGGATTTGAGGAGGTGAATAATGGCACATAAAAAAGGTGGCGGCAGCAGCCGCAACGGACGGGATAGCAAGCCCAAATATCGTGGTGTAAAAAAATATGGCAGCGAGTACGTTCTGGCTGGCAATATCATTGTGCGCCAGAAAGGCACCAAGTTCCACGCCGGCGAAAACGTCGGCATGGGCAGGGATTTCACCCTGTTCAGCCTGGTGGATGGCCATGTGAAATTTGAAACCCGCGGACGTACCCGCAGGAAATATGTTTCCGTGATGCCCGTCGCGGCAGCGGAATAAGCCTCAAACACCTACAACAGCTTACAAAAAGCCCTGGAAATGTCCGGGGCTTTTTTCATGGACGCGGGATATGCCACAGGGGGAGTTCGCATTGAATTTTGCCAACGATCCAAACAGAACAGAGTAATCATGTTTTCTACAGAGTTGGGAAGGATTTTAGACTTTTTTACGGTAGCCTCCAGCAAATAGTCCGACTTTTTTACGGTTACAACCGGCAAATAGTCTGACCAAACACAAAAAACCCCGGCGTAAAACCGGGGTATCTATCATTTTTGGTGGCGGTAAGCCGCCTGAAATCCGGGTCAGTTTACCTTGAAGGTGGTGTCGCCTTTTTCCAGGAATCCGATAATCTGTTTGGCGGAGGCAACTCCGGCATTGACGTTCGCTTCACCGGTTTGAGCGCCCATCTTTTTGGGTGTCCAATAGCTGCGCTCGGGATAGAGTTCTGCCAGTTTGTCAGAGCAATCCGGCGCCACGTCGCACACATAGCGGAATTTCTTCTTTTCTTCGAAGGCTTTCAGCAGGGCGTCTTCATCAATGACTTCCTTGCGGGCGGTGTTTACCAGGATGCAGTTGTCTTTCACCAGGGAAAGCAGGTTCCAATTGATGGATTTTTTGGTTTCGGCGGTGGCGGGGATATGCAGGGAAATGTAGTCCCCCGTGCTGAAGATGTCCTCAACCTTGTGAAGCGGGGTCACCCCTTCTTTGGTGATGGTGGCGTCGCTGAGGTAGGGATCGTAGGCAAACACTTCCATTCCAATGCCTTGCGCCATCTTGGTGAGGAAACGTGGGATGTAGCCAAAGCCGTAGAGAACCAGTTTTTTTCCGGCAAGTTCGCTGCCGCTTTTGCCGTTGAATTTTCCACGAGCCATATAAATCATCATTGCCAGAGCCAGTTCAGCCACGGCGTTTGAATTTTGCCCGGGGGTGTTCATGGCCACAACGTTGTGGGCAGTGGCGGCGGCGAGGTCAATGTTGTCATATCCCGCTCCGGCGCGAACCACGATTTTGAGATTCTTGGCGGCGTTGAAAACCGCTTCGTCAATCTTGTCGCTACGGATAATCATGGCGTCAACATCCGCCACGGCTGCGTGCAGATCCGCGGGGTCGGTGTAGCTTTCCAGCCAAACCTGCTCATATCCGGCGGCCTCAAATACGGCCTTGATTTTTTCCACCGCGGGGGCGGCAAAAGGTTTTTCGGTGGCGATCAATACTTTAGGCATGGGATTCTCCTTGGAGTTTATTTTTTTGTTGTATCTTAAATTATGGCTGCATTAAAGTCAAGCCCTTTTTCATTTCAAAAGCAGCATGCGCCGGGTGATGGATGAATCCGATGTTTGCAAGCGGTAGAAATACAATCCGCTGGCTGCGGCGCGGCCAATCTCATCCTTGCCATCCCAAACGACTTTGTGATTTCCCGCGGCAAGCTGTCCGCTGTGTAAAACCTTGACCAACTGACCTTTGAGGTTGTAGATGGCGAGTGTAACATCGCCCGCTTTCGCGTTTTGGAATGCAATGCTGGTGGTGGGATTGAAAGGGTTGGGATAGTTTTGAGCCAGATTATCCACCAAACCGGGCAGCTCGGGATCGGAAACAGGGGTAACTGGCGCTGCCGCATGACTGCCCTGGCGGTTCAAGGCTCCACGATACACGGGCCAAGGATGGTTTCCGCTGTCGGCTACGCGCAGATTTAGAACCAATACTCCGGTGGAATATCCGCTCACCAAGTCCAGCTTTCCGTTTCCGTTCAGATCGCAGATGGTGCCTGGAGTGCAG encodes:
- the rpmA gene encoding 50S ribosomal protein L27 is translated as MAHKKGGGSSRNGRDSKPKYRGVKKYGSEYVLAGNIIVRQKGTKFHAGENVGMGRDFTLFSLVDGHVKFETRGRTRRKYVSVMPVAAAE
- a CDS encoding serine/threonine protein kinase, with translation MELTAGTKLGIFTIVKQIGAGGMSEVYLVKDNLGRPFALKTMSRRLSFDPSFRQRFEQEAKIMATLNHPNIVQMHSYFEAEGRFCLAMEYVEGGSLKDLSRKIGPIPEKRALNILKQIAEALSYAHGKGIIHRDIKPSNILLDADDNVKVMDFG
- the rplU gene encoding 50S ribosomal protein L21, with product MYAIVDIKGFQFRAEENAILRVPLLNTAEPGQSLEFDRVLLVRKDDEILVGQPVVEGAAILAEVIGHGKGKKKIIYHAKRRKGYRVKKGYREQYTNIKVTGIRI
- a CDS encoding 3-phosphoglycerate dehydrogenase: MPKVLIATEKPFAAPAVEKIKAVFEAAGYEQVWLESYTDPADLHAAVADVDAMIIRSDKIDEAVFNAAKNLKIVVRAGAGYDNIDLAAATAHNVVAMNTPGQNSNAVAELALAMMIYMARGKFNGKSGSELAGKKLVLYGFGYIPRFLTKMAQGIGMEVFAYDPYLSDATITKEGVTPLHKVEDIFSTGDYISLHIPATAETKKSINWNLLSLVKDNCILVNTARKEVIDEDALLKAFEEKKKFRYVCDVAPDCSDKLAELYPERSYWTPKKMGAQTGEANVNAGVASAKQIIGFLEKGDTTFKVN